One part of the Rutidosis leptorrhynchoides isolate AG116_Rl617_1_P2 chromosome 1, CSIRO_AGI_Rlap_v1, whole genome shotgun sequence genome encodes these proteins:
- the LOC139887620 gene encoding uncharacterized protein produces MDIPLDGRRFTWINKSASKMSRLDRVLISSNGGNYFEDYKLVAPPRGLSDNLPVLFSNNKLDFGSLSFKFFNSWMNRDEFDNVVIVAAYDVMENQAVHFNDKLKHLKNAIKSWALNLRINRNSRKVMVSCQINDIEGQLEAGNRNDMLLLERANISSQ; encoded by the coding sequence ATGGATATTCCTTTAGACGGGAGGAGATTCACATGGATTAACAAAAGTGCGTCCAAGATGAGTCGTTTAGATCGAGTGCTTATTTCATCAAATGGTGGAAACTATTTTGAAGATTATAAGCTTGTAGCTCCTCCTAGAGGTTTATCCGACAATCTTCCTGTTTTATTCTCAAATAATAAATTAGATTTCGGTTCTTTATCGTTCAAGTTTTTCAATTCCTGGATGAATCGTGATGAATTTGATAATGTTGTTATTGTGGCGGCTTATGATGTCATGGAAAATCAGgctgttcattttaatgataagttGAAACACTTAAAAAATGCTATCAAGTCATGGGCTCTTAATCTAAGAATAAACCGTAATTCCCGTAAAGTTATGGTTAGTTGTCAGATAAATGATATTGAGGGGCAATTGGAAGCAGGAAATAGAAATGACATGTTATTATTAGAACGAGCtaatattagttcacagtaa